The Burkholderia mayonis DNA window CTGCGCTTCCCGCCGGCTGACGATTGTTCGGCTGACGAAGCATCCGGCCTGCCGCCGCGCAGCAGGCAACACCCAGTGTGCATGGCATGCAGGGTTCTGTCGCCGCGCTTCCTTTCTGTTTTCCAATTCATTGACGAGCGTGCCGGCGCGCTGCTTCGCTTCCCGAGCGTTCGCTCCGCGCCAGGTCACGTCGCCCACCGATGACGATATCGACGCCGTGCAAAGGCGCCTGCGCAACTCGCGCAGGCAGCCGACTGCATGCGGTCATCCAACGCGGTCATCCATCGTCTGCCGCGACCCGCGCGGCTCGCATCACAGGGCCGGTCGACATGGCCGAACGCATATTGCGGTGCGGCGAGCGCGCGTTGTTTTTCTTTTAAGCCATGCGATTGCGCCTATCGCGAAATTCACCTGGTTTCACTCTGCGGTTAAAAAAGAGACATCGCGCGAGCTTCGCGCTGCGCGCGTGCCGACGAGTCCGAGCGAGACGCGTTGCTCGTTCCGCCGGCGCATCCGCAACGGTGTTTTTCGAGATATCCGCAGTGACGCACGTGAATAATCAATAGAAGCATTGAGCGATCCCGTCGCCTATTCGAGCCGCGTATGGGCCCGTTTTACCGAATGAAAAAATCTCATTTGCCCGAATGAGATCGCGCATGTGTAATTCGAATCGAATTACACGAAAACACGAGCTGAAAAAGCACAATCATAAAAATCACGCTGATCATTCGGGCCGGCTGATTTGCCTCGCATCGATACATTGGACGCGGCGCTTCGCGCCGCCGACGCGCGAGACTTCGGCTTGCCCGGACATGGAGATCCGATGAGGGCGGCGATGGGGAATTGGGCAGAGGACCTGCTGGCGGGGCTGGACGGCGCCCGATCCGAGGAAGAAGCGTTTCGGAGCATCGAAGCCGCCACTACGGCTCTCGACTTCGAATACTGCGCGTATGCGCTGCGCGTGCCGTGGCCGCTGTCGAGGCCGCGAATCGAGACGCGCAGCAATTTTCCCGAGCAATGGAAGCGGCGCTACGGAGAGGCGGGCTTTCTCGACGTCGATCCGATCCTCGCGCATGGCCGCCGGTCGCAGCAGCCGATCGTCCTGACCGAGGCGCTGTTCGCGTCCGCGCATCAGATGTGGGTCGAGGCGCAATCGTTCGGACTGCGGTTCGGCTGGGCGCAGTCGAACTTCGACGCATACGGCGGCATGGGCATGCTCGCGCTCGTCCGCTCGAGCGAGCCGATGACGGAAGCGGAGCTCGACGCGAAGGAGTACCGGATGCGCTGGCTCGTGCGTACCGCGCACGCCGCGCTCGGCCGCATGATGCTGCCGAAGCTGATGGCGGATCCGGAGCGCGGTCTGACCGAGCGCGAGGTCGAGGTGCTCAAGTGGGCAGCGGACGGCAAGACGTCTGGCGAGATCTCGAAGATTCTCGCGATCTCCGTCGATACGGTGAACTTCCACGTGAAGAACGCAATCCTCAAGCTCAGGACCGCGAACAAGACGGCTGCCGTCGTGCGCGCGGCGATGCTCGGGTTGCTGAGTTGAGCGGCGTCGCATCGCGCGTGCGCGGGCGGGTCCGGATTGGCGAGTCGCGCGCGGTATCGTTGATGGACGTGAGAGGGCGAGGCTGCCGGATCGGCGGCCGATTGTTCTTGTAGCGAATACGTGCGTGGCGGCTACTGGTGCGATGCGCGCGTCTCGGCATCGAAGCTTGAACGCCCGTCTCCGAATGCCCAACTTCGAATTCCGCGATTAACGACGGCGCTTCCGCATCTTCAGCGTCCGCGCGTCATGGCATCCGTTATCGCGCTCTGCTGATGGATTCATGCGCGATGATGTCGTTTCCCGTGTCTTTGCGCGGTGTCCGATCATCGGTTCCCGAACAGCCGAATTTCGACGCATCGGCGCGCCGCCGCAACGCCGCATCGGACGGCGATCCCACTGATCTTCGACGCGGCGCTCGTTTAGCGCGAATCGGCGTTCGCACGGCGTTGCTACCGCTTGCTTTGGAGAAGGGCGCATATATTCTGCCGCGCGCGTCGCGCGTCGCGCGTCGCGCGTCGTGTGCGTCCCGTGTTCCTCGCCGGCATATCGCACGATTCCGGCACCGCACTGCTGCTTTTCTGCAAATCGAGTAACGTATCGTTGCGGCTTCCCGAACCGTCCGGCTGCGGGCATTACCTGTGCGATAGGCGATTCCGGAAGCGCGCGGCTGCGCGATGTTCTCCCGGCCGAGTGCGAGGCGGCGAAACGCAGAAGCTGAGCAGATGGCGGCGCACGCGCGGCGTACACACGAATACGCGCGCTTGTTTTCGCGCGCCGATCTCGCGCGCCGGCGCCGCGCCGCGAAGCCACCCGATTTCGGCGAGCGAACACTGGACGTTCGCCTGCCGATCCGTCGAAAACCGAAACAACGACG harbors:
- a CDS encoding autoinducer binding domain-containing protein; the encoded protein is MGNWAEDLLAGLDGARSEEEAFRSIEAATTALDFEYCAYALRVPWPLSRPRIETRSNFPEQWKRRYGEAGFLDVDPILAHGRRSQQPIVLTEALFASAHQMWVEAQSFGLRFGWAQSNFDAYGGMGMLALVRSSEPMTEAELDAKEYRMRWLVRTAHAALGRMMLPKLMADPERGLTEREVEVLKWAADGKTSGEISKILAISVDTVNFHVKNAILKLRTANKTAAVVRAAMLGLLS